In Dermatophilus congolensis, a genomic segment contains:
- a CDS encoding glycosyltransferase: MRILLLANSYPTRATPSGAPYMTHRVTAINNLNHPNLYLQPIALTPTYTPPVRLLRAAMHAPTHTDQQLAPHAQNTGWLPIPAHWNLTDTIASRTAHTPTHAIHTATTALIHYCHQQPQPYDIIHAHGMYSLAAGHIAAALAHHLHIPYVVTMHGSDVTHTITHNPRPAANTLNHAAATIYVSNALRTHATNLGMPHTNSHVIPNGVDLSLFTNPNTPPPTPDPWQHTTGPRLLYVGNLLPIKGADRLPAILNTITHTHSHAHLVIAGDGPLRNQLTNHPNITLLGRQPHHHIPALMHAADILLVPSRAEGWGCVVTESYAACTPVVATDTGGLRESALDAIALVPPPNNTTTENDFIHNFATRALTILANPPSPQHMTQHTQNHSWHNTVTAEIDILRSALTS, from the coding sequence GTGCGGATCCTCCTGCTCGCCAACTCCTACCCCACCCGAGCAACACCAAGCGGCGCCCCCTACATGACCCACCGCGTCACCGCCATCAACAACCTCAACCATCCCAACCTCTACCTCCAACCCATCGCACTAACCCCCACCTACACACCCCCAGTCCGCCTCCTACGCGCGGCCATGCATGCACCCACACACACCGACCAACAACTCGCACCCCACGCCCAAAACACCGGATGGCTCCCCATCCCAGCCCACTGGAACCTCACCGACACCATCGCCAGCCGCACAGCACACACCCCCACCCACGCCATCCACACCGCCACCACCGCACTCATCCACTACTGCCACCAACAACCCCAGCCCTACGACATCATCCACGCACACGGCATGTACAGCCTCGCCGCCGGCCACATCGCCGCCGCCCTAGCCCACCACCTACACATCCCCTACGTCGTCACCATGCACGGCAGCGATGTCACCCACACCATCACCCACAACCCCCGCCCCGCCGCCAACACCCTCAACCACGCCGCCGCCACCATCTACGTCTCCAATGCCCTACGCACCCACGCCACCAACCTCGGCATGCCTCACACCAACAGCCACGTCATCCCCAACGGCGTAGACCTCAGCCTCTTCACCAACCCCAACACCCCCCCACCCACCCCCGACCCATGGCAACACACCACCGGACCCCGACTCCTCTACGTAGGAAACCTCCTCCCCATCAAAGGCGCCGACCGCCTCCCAGCCATCCTCAACACCATCACCCACACCCACTCCCACGCCCACCTCGTCATCGCCGGCGATGGCCCCCTACGCAACCAGCTCACCAACCATCCCAACATCACCCTCCTGGGCCGCCAACCCCACCACCACATCCCTGCCCTCATGCACGCAGCCGACATCCTCCTAGTCCCCAGCCGAGCAGAAGGCTGGGGATGCGTCGTCACCGAAAGCTACGCAGCCTGCACCCCCGTCGTCGCCACCGACACCGGCGGCCTACGCGAATCAGCCCTCGACGCCATAGCTCTCGTCCCACCCCCAAACAACACCACCACCGAAAACGACTTCATCCACAACTTCGCCACCCGCGCCCTAACCATCCTCGCCAACCCACCCAGCCCCCAACACATGACCCAACACACCCAAAACCACTCCTGGCACAACACCGTCACCGCCGAAATCGACATACTCCGCAGCGCACTCACCTCATGA